A stretch of the Phyllopteryx taeniolatus isolate TA_2022b chromosome 5, UOR_Ptae_1.2, whole genome shotgun sequence genome encodes the following:
- the snupn gene encoding snurportin-1, whose amino-acid sequence MDDLTRTLSTSFAVSKELNSTAAPHPRLSQYKSKYSVLEQSERRRRFLELQKIKRLNYVDHVRCLANGDWTGADSDGEQDMEEQQQEDEEQKRKREQDGKAEEEGMEIERRKLPKHYANQLMLSEWLVDVPAELDSDWLMVVCPVGKRSLIIASKGSTAAYTKSGYCVNRFPSLLPGGNRHNSAMGKDYTILDCIYSEVDRTFYILDIMCWRGHPVYDCPTDFRFYWLQSKVQETDGLAEIAKRNPFRFVSLQSTECTATSIHKALAAEYSFNVDGLLFYHRQTHYTPGSTPLVGWLRPYMIADILGVEVPSGPLTAKPEYAGHQLQQILEHKKTSGEVRPASRDGGYELEHLSTPTQDNDHNHRPIQEAQMEN is encoded by the exons ATGGATGACCTGACCCGAACCCTCTCGACCAGCTTTGCTGTGTCCAAGGAGCTCAACAGTACGGCCGCCCCGCACCCTCGGCTGTCCCAGTACAAGAGCAAGTACAGCGTGCTGGAGCAGAGCGAGCGGCGCCGACGCTTCCTTGAGCTGCAGAAAAT taaaaGGTTAAACTATGTCGACCACGTACGATGTCTGGCCAATGGCGACTGGACGGGGGCGGACAGCGATGGGGAGCAGGAcatggaggagcagcagcaggaggatgAAGAGCAGAAGCGGAAACGGGAGCAAGATGGCAAAGCTGAAGAAGAGGGGATGGAGATTGAGAGAAGAAAGCTGCCAAAGCATTACGCCAACCAG CTCATGCTGTCAGAGTGGTTGGTGGATGTCCCTGCAGAGCTGGACTCCGATTGGTTGATGGTGGTTTGTCCTGTGGGGAAAAGATCCCTCATCATTGCCTCcaag GGTTCTACTGCGGCGTACACAAAAAGCGGCTACTGTGTGAACCGTTTCCCCTCCCTGCTGCCCGGTGGGAACCGCCACAACTCAGCCATGGGAAAAG ATTACACCATCCTGGACTGCATTTATAGCGAGGTAGACAGGACCTTCTACATCCTGGACATCATGTGCTGGCGAGGCCACCCGGTTTACGACTGCCCG ACTGATTTCCGTTTCTACTGGCTCCAGTCCAAAGTGCAGGAGACGGACGGCCTGGCGGAGATTGCCAAACGCAACCCT TTCCGCTTTGTGAGCCTCCAGAGCACCGAGTGCACGGCGACGTCCATCCACAAAGCCCTGGCAGCCGAGTACAGCTTCAAC GTGGACGGTCTTCTGTTCTACCACCGGCAGACCCACTACACGCCCGGCAGCACCCCGCTGGTGGGCTGGCTGCGCCCCTACATGATCGCCGACATCCTGGGTGTGGAGGTGCCCTCCGGACCTCTCACCGCCAAACCAGAGTACGCCGGCCACCAGCTGCAGCAGATCCTGGAACACAAGAAGACCTCCGGCGAGGTGCGGCCGGCTAGCAGGGATGGTGGCTACGAGCTAGAGCACCTGTCCACACCCACCCAGGACAACGACCACAACCACAGACCTATCCAGGAAGCGCAGATGGAGAACTGA